The following proteins are encoded in a genomic region of Nonomuraea muscovyensis:
- a CDS encoding YbhB/YbcL family Raf kinase inhibitor-like protein, with the protein MGLVLLVSGCAGFISRSEAKEIAEINVSSPDLREGEPLPREYGCEGRQGSPPLRWSSEPLPQARSIAIVADSHTSSESAVQWVLYNIPATTTELGPGASESPPEGSAQARVTSGKPGYQPPCDKGLSYRFTVYTLQGRVQVAQGAPLSAVLKEIADKTIARGRLTAVHIE; encoded by the coding sequence GTGGGCCTTGTGCTTCTCGTGTCGGGCTGCGCCGGCTTCATCAGCAGGTCGGAGGCCAAGGAGATCGCCGAGATCAACGTGTCGAGCCCCGATCTGCGCGAGGGCGAGCCGCTGCCGCGCGAGTACGGGTGCGAGGGCCGCCAGGGCAGCCCGCCGCTGCGCTGGTCCAGCGAGCCGCTGCCGCAGGCCAGGTCGATCGCGATCGTGGCCGACTCCCACACCTCGTCGGAGTCGGCGGTGCAGTGGGTGCTCTACAACATCCCGGCCACCACGACCGAGTTGGGCCCGGGGGCTTCGGAGAGCCCGCCGGAGGGTTCGGCCCAGGCGCGGGTGACGAGCGGCAAGCCCGGCTACCAGCCCCCGTGCGACAAGGGCCTCAGCTACCGCTTCACCGTCTACACGCTGCAGGGCAGGGTCCAGGTGGCGCAGGGCGCGCCCCTCTCCGCGGTCCTCAAGGAGATCGCGGACAAGACCATCGCCCGCGGGCGGCTCACCGCCGTACACATCGAGTGA
- a CDS encoding SulP family inorganic anion transporter produces the protein MTGDTQRNLLRTLRYDVPASLVVFLIAVPLSLGIAMASGAPLAAGLIAAVVGGIVAGALGGSAIQVSGPAAGLSLVVADLVQTYGWRATCMITLLAGAVQLLLGLLRAARAALAVSPAVIHGMLAGVGVVIALSQLHIVLGGSPQRSALANIMELPSQVAAMHGHTVAVGLLTIAVLALWTRLPKQIKAVPAPLAALLVAAVTAWVFRWDVTRVDLSGSFGELAFPVLPNGDWHHIVGAVLLVALLAGVESLLCSVAVDGMHSGPRADLDQELTGQGAANMVTGALGGLPVAGVIVRSTANAQAGGQTRCSTILHGVWVLVFALGFGWTIQLIPMEALAALLVFIGVQMVNLGHVRKVHGHGEVPVYIVTMGAVILLGLAEGVLAGLALAALLALRRLTWVTVKVREMPDGRWHAAICGSLTFLGVPRLTHELRTIPAGVAVDLDLNIDFMDNAAFETIHSWRLGHERQGGTVDIDELHDEWYALAASGARMYPVKTPPATPDRWWLPWAHRRRRPSWRPQDEPEHGPRAPVECQLTAGAREFHRRTAPLVRPILTELARKQQPTHLFITCADSRVVPSLITASGPGDLFTVRNIGNLVPRKGAEPHDDSVVAAIEYATQVLGVHTITVCGHSGCGAMAGLLSGGVKAGSLPGMRRWLRHGHHSLARFIETAEGPLDSRALDQLCRVNVQQQLENLRTYRKVDEQVREGRLELVGLYFDIGSARVHMVPPLPSTVSVRI, from the coding sequence ATGACCGGCGACACTCAGCGTAACCTCCTGAGGACTCTCAGGTACGACGTGCCTGCCTCCCTCGTGGTCTTCCTCATCGCGGTGCCCCTTTCCCTGGGCATCGCGATGGCCTCGGGCGCCCCCCTCGCCGCGGGACTCATCGCCGCCGTCGTCGGCGGCATCGTCGCGGGCGCGCTCGGCGGGTCCGCCATCCAGGTGAGCGGGCCCGCGGCGGGCCTGTCCCTGGTGGTCGCCGACCTCGTGCAGACGTACGGATGGCGCGCCACCTGCATGATCACCCTGTTGGCCGGAGCCGTACAGCTCCTGCTCGGCCTGCTGCGCGCGGCGCGGGCGGCGCTGGCCGTCTCCCCCGCCGTGATCCACGGCATGCTGGCGGGCGTCGGCGTGGTGATCGCGCTGTCCCAGCTGCACATCGTGCTCGGCGGCAGCCCGCAGCGTTCGGCGCTGGCCAACATCATGGAGCTGCCTTCGCAGGTGGCCGCCATGCACGGCCACACGGTGGCGGTGGGCCTGCTCACGATCGCGGTGCTGGCCCTGTGGACCCGGCTGCCCAAACAGATCAAGGCGGTGCCGGCACCACTCGCGGCGCTGCTGGTCGCGGCGGTGACGGCGTGGGTGTTCCGGTGGGACGTCACCCGCGTCGACCTGTCGGGCAGCTTCGGGGAGCTGGCCTTCCCGGTCCTGCCGAACGGCGACTGGCACCACATCGTGGGGGCCGTCCTGCTGGTCGCGTTGCTGGCCGGCGTCGAGTCGCTGCTGTGCTCCGTCGCGGTGGACGGCATGCACTCCGGCCCCCGCGCCGACCTCGACCAGGAGCTGACCGGCCAGGGGGCCGCCAACATGGTCACGGGCGCGCTGGGCGGCCTGCCGGTGGCCGGCGTGATCGTGCGCAGCACGGCCAACGCCCAGGCGGGCGGGCAGACCCGCTGTTCGACGATCCTGCACGGCGTGTGGGTGCTGGTGTTCGCGCTGGGCTTCGGCTGGACGATCCAGCTCATCCCGATGGAGGCGCTGGCGGCGCTGCTGGTGTTCATCGGCGTGCAGATGGTGAATCTGGGCCACGTCCGCAAGGTGCACGGCCACGGCGAGGTGCCGGTGTACATCGTCACCATGGGCGCCGTGATCCTCCTCGGGCTGGCCGAAGGGGTGCTGGCGGGGCTGGCGCTGGCGGCGCTGCTGGCGCTGCGGCGGCTGACCTGGGTGACGGTCAAGGTGCGGGAGATGCCGGACGGCCGCTGGCACGCCGCGATCTGCGGCTCCCTCACGTTCCTGGGGGTGCCCAGGCTCACGCACGAGCTGCGCACGATCCCCGCGGGCGTGGCCGTGGACCTCGACCTGAACATCGACTTCATGGACAACGCGGCCTTCGAGACCATTCACTCCTGGCGGCTGGGCCACGAACGGCAGGGCGGCACGGTGGACATCGACGAACTGCACGACGAGTGGTACGCGCTGGCCGCGAGCGGCGCCCGCATGTACCCGGTCAAGACCCCGCCCGCCACGCCGGACCGGTGGTGGCTGCCGTGGGCGCACCGGCGCCGCCGCCCTTCGTGGCGGCCGCAGGACGAGCCGGAGCACGGCCCGCGCGCGCCGGTCGAGTGCCAGCTGACGGCCGGCGCGAGGGAGTTCCACCGGCGGACCGCTCCGCTGGTACGGCCGATCCTGACCGAGCTGGCCCGCAAGCAGCAGCCGACGCATCTGTTCATCACGTGCGCCGACTCGCGGGTGGTGCCGAGCCTCATCACCGCGAGCGGCCCGGGTGACCTGTTCACGGTGCGCAACATCGGCAACCTGGTGCCGCGCAAGGGGGCCGAGCCGCATGACGACTCGGTGGTGGCCGCGATCGAGTACGCGACGCAGGTGCTCGGCGTGCACACCATCACCGTGTGCGGGCACTCGGGTTGCGGGGCGATGGCCGGGCTGCTCAGCGGCGGGGTGAAGGCGGGCAGCCTGCCGGGGATGCGCCGCTGGCTGCGGCACGGGCACCACAGCCTGGCGAGGTTCATCGAGACCGCGGAGGGGCCGCTGGACTCCCGGGCGCTCGACCAGCTCTGCCGGGTCAACGTCCAGCAGCAGCTGGAGAACCTGCGCACCTACCGGAAGGTCGACGAGCAGGTGCGCGAGGGGCGGCTGGAGCTGGTGGGGCTCTACTTCGACATCGGGTCGGCGCGGGTGCACATGGTGCCTCCGCTGCCGTCCACGGTGTCGGTCCGCATCTAG